The Corylus avellana chromosome ca8, CavTom2PMs-1.0 genome has a segment encoding these proteins:
- the LOC132189259 gene encoding putative pentatricopeptide repeat-containing protein At1g12700, mitochondrial, whose product MVDRKIMPDLHTFNILVDTFGKEGKLKEANEVFDVMIQRGIEPDEVTYCSLIDGYCLQNRMDEAVKVFNTMVRKSCSPSIISYNILIHGYCKNKRIDEAMSLFREVTINGMVPDVVTYTTLIGGFCQVGRPKTALELFQEMLGCGEHPDVQTYAILLDGLCKNLHFPEAMALFQAMEDKKLDLDIVIYNILIDGMCNFGKLTTARELFNTLSTEGFQANVRTYTIMIKGLCKEGLLTEARELFEKMEEKGCQPNHITYNTIIQGFLHHNETSCVVKYIQMMVDKGFPVDATTATILIDLLTTNLADKTLQDFFLKYV is encoded by the coding sequence ATGGTGGATAGGAAAATCATGCCAGATTTGCATACATTCAACATATTGGTGGACACGTTTGGTAAAGAGGGGAAGTTGAAAGAAGCAAATGAAGTTTTTGATGTGATGATTCAGAGAGGCATAGAGCCTGATGAAGTCACTTACTGTTCTTTGATTGACGGTTACTGTTTGCAAAATAGAATGGATGAAGCTGTCAAAGTATTTAATACGATGGTTCGAAAGAGTTGTTCGCCTTCTATTATTAGCTATAACATATTGATCCATGGATAttgtaaaaacaaaagaattgatGAGGCAATGAGTCTTTTCCGTGAAGTGACTATCAATGGCATGGTTCCCGATGTTGTCACTTACACCACTCTTATAGGCGGGTTTTGCCAAGTTGGGAGACCTAAGACTGCACTAGAGCTATTCCAGGAGATGCTAGGTTGTGGCGAACATCCCGATGTCCAAACTTATGCTATTTTGTTAGATGGCCTGTGTAAGAATCTACACTTTCCAGAGGCAATGGCATTGTTTCAAGCGATGGAAGACAAAAAGTTAGACCTTGATATTGTGATTTACAACATcttgattgatggtatgtgtaatTTTGGGAAACTTACAACTGCAAGAGAACTTTTTAATACTCTTTCTACCGAAGGCTTTCAAGCTAATGTTCGGACTTATACAATAATGATCAAAGGGCTTTGCAAGGAAGGACTATTAACTGAAGCGAGGGAGCTATttgagaaaatggaggaaaaaggTTGTCAACCTAACCATATCACATATAACACAATCATCCAAGGGTTCTTGCATCATAATGAGACTTCATGTGTAGTGAAATATATCCAAATGATGGTTGACAAGGGTTTCCCTGTAGATGCGACCACGGCAACCATTTTGATCGACTTGTTGACTACTAATCTGGCAGATAAAACATTACaagatttttttctaaaatatgtaTGA
- the LOC132189556 gene encoding pentatricopeptide repeat-containing protein At3g22470, mitochondrial-like: MVDRKIMLDLHTFSILVDTLGKEGKLTEAEEVFNVMIQRGVEPDTITYSSLIDGYCLQNKMDEAVKVFNTMIRNGCSPFIVSYSILIHGYCKNRRIDEAMILFREMTINGMIPDSITYNTLIGGFCQVGRPKTALELFHEMQGCGQHPNVQTYAILLDGLFKNLHFPEAMALFQAMEDKRLDLNIVIYSILIDGMCNVGKLTTARELFNTLPTKGFQANV; the protein is encoded by the coding sequence ATGGTAGATAGGAAAATCATGCTTGATTTGCATACATTCAGCATATTGGTGGACACACTTGGCAAAGAGGGAAAGTTGACAGAGGCAGAAGAAGTTTTTAATGTGATGATTCAGAGGGGCGTAGAGCCTGATACAATCACTTACAGTTCTTTGATTGACGGTTATTGCTTGCAAAATAAAATGGATGAAGCTGTCAAAGTATTTAATACGATGATTCGAAATGGTTGTTCACCTTTTATTGTTAGCTATAGCATATTGATCCACGGATAttgtaaaaatagaagaattgaTGAGGCAATGATTCTCTTCCGTGAAATGACTATCAATGGCATGATTCCCGATTCTATCACTTACAACACTCTTATTGGCGGGTTTTGCCAAGTTGGGAGACCTAAGACTGCACTAGAGCTATTCCACGAGATGCAAGGTTGTGGCCAACATCCCAATGTCCAAACTTATGCTATTTTGTTAGATGGCCTATTTAAGAATCTACACTTTCCAGAGGCAATGGCATTGTTTCAAGCAATGGAAGACAAAAGGTTAGACCTTAATATTGTGATTTACAGCATcttgattgatggtatgtgCAATGTTGGGAAACTTACAACTGCAAGAGAACTCTTTAATACTCTTCCTACCAAAGGCTTTCAAGCTAATGTTTAG
- the LOC132189557 gene encoding pentatricopeptide repeat-containing protein At1g12775, mitochondrial-like, whose product MTSVLCMVRKTSKDHFGGPSCQVSLGASTASDQLLLLISLELSNYIHHISSIASSSSGNGSTSAKSTDSGRDIVESPNQFLKSVRDRCRSRSFRNLDDSLGVFGRMLRMHPLPSLVNFNQLLGAIARMKHHSTVITLIKEMEQSGIAPDACTLRVLTNCFCHLNRVDFGFSILARILKFGFQPDCIILTTLVNGLCLQGKIVEAVKLVNKMEKIGYKPNTITYGTIMNCLCKIGKTSEAIGLFRKMKERNFDLNVVFV is encoded by the exons ATGACAAGTGTGCTTTGTATGGTTAGAAAGACATCCAAAGATCATTTTGGGGGGCCATCGTGTCAAGTTTCTCTTGGAGCCAGTACTGCATCAGATCAACTTCTTCTGCTTATTTCTCTTGAGCTGAGCAACTATATACATCATATTTCTTCCATTGCATCTTCTTCCTCAGGAAATGG TTCTACTTCTGCTAAATCTACTGATAGTGGTAGAGATATTGTTGAAAGCCCCAATCAGTTCTTGAAATCTGTCAGAGATCGATGCAGATCTCGTAGCTTTAGGAATCTTGATGATTCCTTAGGCGTGTTTGGTAGAATGCTTCGCATGCACCCTTTGCCTTCCCTCGtgaattttaatcaattgcTGGGTGCAATCGCAAGAATGAAGCATCACTCAACTGTTATTACTTTGATTAAAGAAATGGAACAGTCAGGAATTGCTCCCGATGCTTGTACTCTAAGGGTTCTGACTAATTGCTTCTGTCATTTGAACCGGGTGGATTTCGGCTTCTCTATCTTAGcaagaattttgaaatttggttTTCAACCGGATTGTATAATTCTAACAACTCTTGTCAATGGGCTGTGTCTTCAAGGTAAAATTGTTGAAGCTGTGAAGTTGGTtaacaaaatggagaaaataGGCTATAAACCTAATACAATTACCTACGGAACGATAATGAATTGTTTGTGTAAAATAGGTAAGACTAGTGAAGCTATTGGGTTGTTTAGaaagatgaaagaaagaaattttgaTCTTAATGTAGTGTTTGTATAG
- the LOC132189558 gene encoding pentatricopeptide repeat-containing protein At5g65560-like: MLHMHPLPSIVDFHQLLTAIARMKHHSTVISLIKEMELSGIAPDDYILGVLINCFCHLNRVDFGFSILARILKIGFQPDRVILSTLVKGLCLRGKIIEAVKLFNKMEKIGYKPDIVTYGTIVNGLCKIGKTSEAIGLFRKMEEVNLELDVVMYNTIIDSLCKDRLVTGALNFLSEMTNRGIQPNVFTYSSLIQGLCNFGWWKEATKLWNEMLDRKIMPGVHTFNILVDMLGKEGKLIEANKVFNEMIQRGVEPNTITYNSLIDGYCLQNRMDEAVKLFNTMARKGCSPSIISYSILIHGYCKNKRIDEAMILFREMTINGVIPNVVTYTTLIGGFCRVGRPKTALELFQEMQGCGEHPDVQTCAILLDGLFKNLHFPEAMALFQAMEAKKLDLDIVIYNILIDGMCNAGRLTIARELFNTLPTKGFQANVWTYTTMIKGLCKEGLLNEARELFEKMENGCSPNHVTYNTIIQGFLRHNEISWAVKYLQMMVDKGLSGNATTATILIDLLSTNKADQMLQDYFQNPEWGWPLHTRERREKRRRQKPRPSHLQNVSGDCESGNRRPFLFSRHHISFFCFFLFPLHLLPPEMGTTAKSTNSLPFFFNHYSHVRVSFHALNCYYYCRSFSSTSAKTTNSGRDIVESPNQFLKTVRDRCRSRSFRNLDEALGVFDRMLHMHPLPSIVDFNQLLGAIARMKHHSTVITLIKEMELSGIAPNDYSLSVLINCFCHLNRVDFGFSILARILKLGFQPDCIILNTLVKGLCLQSKIVEAVKLVNKMENIGYKPNTVTYGTVMNCLCKIGMTNEAIGLLRKMQEGNLELDVVKYNIIIDSLCKDRLVIEALTFFSEMVSKGIQPNVFTYSSLIQGLCNFGRWKEVTKLWNEMVDRKIMPDLHTFNILVDTHGKEGMLKEANKVFNVMIHRGVEPDTITYNSLIDGYCLQNRMDEAVKVFNTMVRKGCSPSVVSYNILIHGYCKDKRIDEAMSLFREMTINGMIPNVVTYTTLIGGFCRVGRPKTALELLQEMQGCGQHPNVQTYAILLDGLFKNLHFPEAMALFQAMEDKKLDLNIVIYNILIDGMCNAGKLTTARELFNTLPTKGFQANVQTYTIIIKGICKEGLLNEARELFEKMEEFGCQPNHITYNTIIHGFLHHNETSWVVKYIQMMVDKGFRANETIATILIDLLTTN; encoded by the exons GAAATGGAACTGTCAGGAATTGCTCCCGATGATTATATTTTGGgcgttttgattaattgtttctGCCATTTGAACCGGGTGGATTTTGGTTTCTCTATCTTAgcaagaattttgaaaattggtTTTCAACCGGACCGTGTAATTCTTAGTACTCTTGTCAAGGGGCTCTGTCTTCGGGGTAAAATTATTGAGGCTGTTAAGTTGtttaacaaaatggagaagataGGCTACAAACCTGATATTGTAACCTACGGAACGATAGTGAACGGTTTGTGTAAAATAGGCAAGACCAGTGAAGCTATTGGGTTATTTAGAAAGATGGAAGAAGTAAATCTTGAACTTGATGTAGTGATGTATAATACAATTATTGATAGTTTATGTAAGGACAGACTGGTAACTGGGGCTTTAAACTTTTTATCTGAAATGACAAATAGAGGAATTCAGCCAAACGTTTTCACTTACAGTTCTTTAATTCAAGGCCTATGCAATTTTGGTTGGTGGAAGGAAGCAACTAAACTATGGAATGAGATGTTGGATAGGAAAATCATGCCAGGTGTGCATACATTCAACATATTGGTGGACATGCTTGGCAAGGAGGGGAAGTTGATAGAGGCAAACAAAGTTTTTAATGAGATGATTCAGAGAGGCGTAGAGCCTAATACAATCACGTACAACTCTTTGATTGACGGTTATTGTTTACAAAATAGAATGGATGAAGCTGTCAAACTATTTAATACGATGGCTCGAAAGGGTTGTTCGCCTTCTATTATTAGCTATAGCATATTGATCCACGGATAttgtaaaaacaaaagaattgatGAGGCAATGATTCTCTTCCGTGAGATGACTATCAATGGCGTGATTCCCAATGTTGTCACTTACACCACTCTTATAGGCGGGTTTTGCCGAGTTGGGAGACCTAAGACTGCACTAGAGCTATTCCAAGAGATGCAAGGTTGTGGCGAACATCCCGATGTCCAAACTTGTGCTATTTTGTTAGATGGCCTATTTAAGAATCTACACTTTCCAGAGGCAATGGCATTGTTTCAAGCGATGGAAGCCAAAAAGTTAGACCTTGATATTGTGATTTACAACATcttgattgatggtatgtgtaatGCTGGGAGACTTACGATTGCAAGAGAACTCTTTAATACTCTTCCTACCAAAGGCTTTCAAGCTAATGTTTGGACTTATACTACAATGATCAAAGGGCTTTGCAAAGAGGGACTATTAAATGAAGCGAGGGAactatttgaaaaaatggagaACGGTTGCTCACCTAATCACGTCACATATAACACAATCATCCAAGGCTTCTTGCGACATAATGAGATATCATGGGCAGTGAAATATCTCCAAATGATGGTAGACAAGGGTTTGTCAGGAAATGCGACCACTGCAACTATTTTGATTGACTTGTTATCTACTAATAAGGCAGATCAAATGCTACAAGACTATTTTCAAAATCCTGA GTGGGGTTGGCCTTTG CAtacaagagagagaagagagaaaaggaggAGACAAAAACCCAGACCCTCCCATCTTCAGAACGTCTCGGGAGATTGTGAAAGCGGAAATCGACGGCCATTTCTCTTCAGCCGTCATCAcatctccttcttctgcttctttctcTTCCCACTACATCTTCTTCCTCCGGAAATGGGTACCACTGCTAAGTCTACAAActctcttcctttcttcttcaatcattATTCTCATGTTAGGGTTTCTTTCCATGCtcttaattgttattattattgtcgTAGTTTTAGTTCCACTTCTGCTAAAACTACCAATAGTGGTAGAGATATTGTGGAAAGCCCCAATCAGTTCTTGAAAACTGTGAGAGATCGATGCAGATCTCGGAGCTTTAGGAATCTTGATGAAGCCTTAGGTGTGTTTGATAGAATGCTTCACATGCACCCTTTGCCTTCCATCGTGGATTTTAATCAATTGCTGGGTGCAATCGCAAGAATGAAGCATCACTCAACTGTTATTACTTTGATTAAAGAAATGGAACTGTCAGGAATTGCTCCCAATGATTATAGTCTGAgtgttttgattaattgcttCTGCCATTTAAACCGGGTGGATTTCGGCTTCTCTATTTTAGCAAGAATTTTGAAGCTTGGTTTTCAACCAGACTGTATAATTCTAAACACTCTTGTCAAGGGGCTTTGTCTTCAGAGTAAAATTGTTGAAGCTGTGAAGTTGGTTAACAAAATGGAGAATATAGGCTATAAACCAAATACAGTTACCTACGGAACGGTAATGAATTGTTTGTGTAAAATAGGTATGACCAATGAAGCTATTGGGTTGCTTAGGAAGATGCAAGAAGGAAATCTTGAACTTGATGTAGTGAAGTATAATATAATCATTGATAGTTTATGTAAGGACAGATTGGTAATTGAGGCTTTGACATTTTTCTCTGAAATGGTGAGTAAAGGAATTCAGCCAAATGTTTTCACTTATAGTTCTTTAATTCAGGGCCTATGTAATTTTGGTCGGTGGAAGGAAGTAACTAAACTATGGAATGAGATGGTGGATAGGAAAATCATGCCAGATTTGCATACATTCAACATATTGGTGGACACGCATGGTAAAGAGGGGATGTTGAAAGAAgcaaataaagtttttaatgTGATGATTCATAGAGGCGTAGAGCCTGATACAATCACGTACAATTCTTTGATTGATGGTTATTGTTTGCAAAATAGAATGGATGAAGCTGTTAAAGTATTTAATACGATGGTTCGAAAGGGTTGTTCGCCTTCTGTTGTTAGCTATAACATATTAATCCATGGATATTGTAAAGATAAGAGAATTGATGAGGCAATGAGTCTTTTTCGTGAAATGACTATCAATGGCATGATTCCCAATGTTGTCACTTACACCACTCTTATTGGCGGGTTTTGCCGAGTTGGGAGACCTAAGACTGCACTAGAGCTACTCCAGGAGATGCAAGGTTGTGGCCAACATCCCAATGTCCAAACTTATGCTATTTTGTTAGATGGCCTATTTAAGAATCTACACTTTCCAGAGGCAATGGCATTGTTTCAAGCAATGGAAGACAAAAAGTTAGACCTTAATATTGTGATTTACAACATcttgattgatggtatgtgCAATGCTGGGAAACTTACAACTGCAAGAGAACTCTTTAATACTCTTCCTACCAAAGGCTTTCAAGCTAATGTTCAGACTTATACTATAATTATCAAAGGGATTTGCAAAGAGGGACTACTAAATGAAGCGAGGGAGCTATTTGAGAAAATGGAGGAATTTGGTTGTCAACCTAACCATATCACATATAACACAATCATCCATGGCTTCTTGCATCATAATGAGACTTCATGGGTAGTGAAATATATCCAAATGATGGTTGACAAGGGTTTCAGGGCAAATGAGACCATAGCAACCATTTTGATCGACTTGTTGACTACTAATTAG